A genomic region of Leptotrichia massiliensis contains the following coding sequences:
- a CDS encoding phosphohexomutase domain-containing protein, whose translation MALLKKRGIFMDLKNMVSGTDIRGIVSKYEDKDINLSEKEVEFIAKGFRLWITEKCDEIAKAENRKVKVAVGYDARHTGPKFSEVIRKTLLEMGIDVYDCRMSITPSLFMATIFEDYKADGAMMITASHLPSYYNGIKFFTKNGGLQKSDVNEFLEMAEKQEENLIKEEKGVEIVKNLADDYASYICELIKNKIGKGDKPLKNLRIVIDAGNGAAGFFAEKVIEVLGGDTAGSQFLNPDGNFPNHIPNPEAKEAIESIKKAVLDNNADFGIIFDADGDRSAFIDKNGREINRNNLIALLSEILLKEHSGGIIVTDSVTSAGLKEFIENRGGIHHRFQRGYKNVINESIRLNNEGKYSPLAIETSGHAAFKENYFLDDGAYMAARLLIQLVESREKGIEFTDVLNELSEPTEEIEIRIPIKDKDFRARGEKIVENFREYAEKKEGWSLEMPNYEGVRINAGQKSWFLIRLSLHEPLLCVNIETEKEGMGNEILEELKDYFKKYEKMEI comes from the coding sequence ATGGCTTTACTTAAAAAGAGAGGTATTTTTATGGATTTAAAAAATATGGTAAGCGGGACTGATATTCGGGGAATAGTTTCCAAATATGAGGACAAAGACATCAATTTATCTGAAAAGGAAGTTGAGTTCATAGCAAAAGGCTTTAGGCTTTGGATAACTGAAAAATGCGATGAAATCGCAAAGGCTGAAAACAGAAAGGTTAAAGTGGCAGTTGGATACGATGCAAGGCATACAGGACCTAAATTTTCAGAAGTTATAAGAAAGACCTTGTTGGAAATGGGAATTGATGTATATGACTGCCGAATGTCAATAACACCGTCGCTTTTTATGGCTACGATATTTGAGGATTATAAAGCTGATGGCGCAATGATGATAACTGCCAGCCATTTACCGAGCTACTACAACGGAATTAAATTTTTTACGAAAAACGGAGGGCTTCAAAAAAGTGATGTTAATGAATTTCTAGAAATGGCTGAAAAACAAGAAGAAAATTTGATTAAAGAAGAAAAAGGTGTAGAAATTGTAAAAAATCTGGCAGATGACTATGCTTCATATATATGCGAACTAATAAAAAATAAAATTGGAAAAGGAGACAAGCCTCTAAAAAACTTACGGATAGTGATAGATGCAGGAAATGGAGCCGCGGGATTTTTTGCTGAAAAGGTAATAGAAGTTTTAGGTGGAGATACTGCTGGAAGCCAATTTTTAAATCCTGATGGTAACTTTCCAAATCATATTCCAAATCCTGAAGCAAAAGAAGCGATAGAATCAATAAAAAAAGCAGTTCTTGATAATAATGCAGATTTTGGAATAATATTTGATGCAGATGGAGATAGAAGTGCCTTTATAGATAAAAATGGACGTGAAATTAACAGAAATAATCTTATTGCATTGCTTAGTGAAATATTGTTAAAAGAGCATTCTGGCGGAATAATTGTAACAGATTCGGTTACATCGGCAGGGCTAAAAGAGTTTATAGAAAACCGTGGCGGGATTCATCACAGATTCCAGCGAGGATATAAGAACGTAATAAATGAATCTATAAGACTGAATAACGAAGGGAAGTATTCTCCTCTTGCGATAGAAACGTCTGGACATGCAGCATTTAAAGAAAACTATTTTCTTGATGACGGTGCATACATGGCTGCAAGGCTTCTGATTCAGCTTGTAGAGAGCAGGGAAAAAGGCATTGAATTTACAGATGTTCTAAATGAGCTGTCTGAGCCTACTGAGGAAATAGAAATAAGAATTCCTATAAAAGATAAAGATTTTCGAGCTCGTGGAGAAAAAATCGTGGAAAACTTTAGGGAATATGCTGAAAAAAAAGAAGGTTGGAGCCTAGAAATGCCTAACTACGAAGGTGTAAGAATAAATGCCGGTCAAAAAAGCTGGTTTTTAATCAGATTGTCACTGCATGAACCACTTTTGTGCGTTAATATAGAAACGGAAAAAGAAGGAATGGGGAATGAGATTTTAGAAGAATT
- a CDS encoding transketolase family protein: MEKKSTRQAYGEALVKLGKVNKDVVVLEADLSKSTMTAYFKKEFPERHINVGIAEADMIGTAAGIATTGKIPFASTFAHFAAGRAFDQVRNSVAYPQLNVKICPTHAGVSLGEDGGSHQSVEDVALMRAIPGMVVLSPADAVETEKMVFAVAEYEGPVYVRLGRLNIQVLFDENYKFEIGKAATLREGNNVAILATGLMVSEALEAAKLLEEKGVKARVVNVSTIKPLDTETVLKAAKECKFIVTSEEHSVIGGLGSAVSEYLSEVHPTKVVKHGIQDVFGQSADGETMLTNYGLRAKDIVETVLNNLK; encoded by the coding sequence ATGGAAAAGAAATCGACAAGACAGGCTTATGGAGAAGCGTTAGTTAAATTGGGAAAAGTAAATAAAGATGTGGTAGTGCTGGAAGCAGACTTGTCAAAATCAACAATGACTGCGTATTTTAAAAAAGAGTTTCCAGAAAGACATATAAATGTGGGGATTGCAGAAGCTGATATGATTGGAACAGCGGCAGGAATTGCAACGACTGGGAAAATACCGTTTGCTTCAACTTTTGCGCATTTTGCGGCGGGACGTGCCTTTGACCAGGTTAGAAACTCTGTGGCTTATCCACAGTTAAATGTCAAGATTTGTCCAACTCACGCAGGAGTTTCGTTAGGAGAAGATGGAGGTTCACACCAGTCAGTTGAGGATGTGGCTTTAATGCGTGCAATTCCAGGAATGGTAGTGCTATCGCCAGCAGATGCAGTAGAAACGGAAAAAATGGTCTTTGCAGTGGCTGAATATGAAGGGCCTGTATATGTAAGACTTGGAAGACTGAATATACAAGTATTATTTGATGAAAACTATAAATTTGAAATAGGGAAAGCTGCAACTTTGAGAGAAGGAAATAATGTAGCAATATTAGCAACTGGTCTTATGGTATCAGAAGCTCTTGAAGCAGCAAAATTACTAGAAGAAAAAGGAGTAAAAGCAAGAGTGGTAAATGTTTCTACGATAAAGCCTTTAGACACAGAAACAGTTTTAAAAGCGGCAAAAGAATGTAAATTTATTGTAACAAGTGAAGAACATTCTGTAATTGGGGGACTTGGAAGTGCAGTTTCAGAATATTTATCAGAAGTTCATCCAACAAAAGTTGTAAAACATGGAATACAGGATGTTTTTGGACAAAGTGCAGATGGGGAGACTATGCTTACGAATTATGGGCTTAGAGCGAAGGATATTGTGGAAACAGTGCTGAATAATTTAAAATAG
- a CDS encoding DDE-type integrase/transposase/recombinase has product MSSISEIYRVRQRAIEYAIKHNNNSKAAVKYKTSRQQIKRWRYRYDGTVQSLLPKSRRPKSHPNQHTQEEIELVMKKYRKFGYEGLAEVYVKARKEGYSRTYDSMCRIIRKMKGNAKEKPKKPHKRKNKVEQANYPGERVQIDIKYVPEECIQFGTRDQKYYQITALDEYTRKRVLRIVDEKSTYQTAKFLENLEKELGFDIKKVQTDNGKEFTNSESDKKTLFEVKLEEKGIEYGTTRPYSPWENGKVERSHRLDSKYYGDKKFKSKEELLRAIRKYNTRYNNISRKVLGFKSPNEVLKEYKQNH; this is encoded by the coding sequence ATGAGTAGTATATCAGAAATATACCGTGTTCGTCAACGGGCAATTGAGTATGCAATAAAACATAATAATAATTCAAAGGCAGCAGTGAAGTATAAGACATCACGTCAGCAGATAAAACGTTGGAGATACAGATACGACGGCACAGTCCAATCTCTTCTGCCAAAAAGCAGAAGACCTAAAAGCCATCCAAACCAGCACACGCAAGAAGAAATAGAACTGGTTATGAAAAAATACAGGAAATTTGGCTATGAAGGGCTGGCAGAAGTTTATGTCAAAGCAAGAAAGGAAGGCTACAGCCGTACATACGATTCAATGTGCAGGATAATAAGGAAAATGAAGGGCAATGCCAAAGAAAAGCCTAAAAAGCCGCATAAAAGAAAAAATAAGGTTGAACAGGCGAATTACCCTGGGGAAAGAGTACAGATAGACATAAAATATGTTCCGGAAGAATGCATACAGTTTGGTACACGTGACCAAAAGTATTATCAAATAACGGCATTAGATGAATATACAAGAAAAAGAGTGTTAAGAATAGTGGATGAAAAAAGCACCTATCAGACCGCAAAGTTTCTAGAGAACTTGGAAAAAGAGCTGGGATTTGACATAAAGAAAGTTCAGACAGACAACGGGAAAGAGTTCACAAATTCTGAAAGTGATAAGAAAACACTGTTTGAGGTGAAACTAGAGGAGAAGGGGATAGAGTACGGGACAACTCGTCCATATTCGCCATGGGAGAATGGAAAAGTGGAAAGAAGCCACAGGCTTGACAGCAAGTACTATGGAGACAAGAAATTTAAAAGCAAGGAAGAACTGTTAAGGGCAATAAGGAAATACAATACAAGATACAACAACATATCAAGAAAAGTACTAGGCTTTAAGAGTCCAAATGAAGTATTAAAAGAGTACAAGCAAAATCATTAG
- the msrA gene encoding peptide-methionine (S)-S-oxide reductase MsrA, with protein MTDIREIYLAGGCFWGVEKFFKMAPGVIETTVGYANGQTLDTSYDILKMTDHAETVHIKYDNEIVSLDKLLDYYFSIIDPTSINRQGLDEGRQYRTGIYYVDSDEVHTIKSKIDSEQNKYSREIQVEVRPLKHYIMAEDYHQNYLEKNPNGYCHIDLDNATKIFQQ; from the coding sequence ATGACTGATATTAGAGAAATTTATCTAGCCGGAGGATGTTTTTGGGGCGTAGAGAAATTCTTTAAAATGGCTCCTGGTGTTATTGAAACAACCGTTGGCTACGCTAATGGGCAAACTCTTGATACAAGCTATGATATTTTGAAAATGACAGATCACGCTGAAACAGTGCATATAAAATATGATAATGAAATAGTTTCATTAGATAAACTTTTGGATTACTATTTTTCAATAATTGATCCTACAAGTATTAATAGACAGGGGCTTGATGAAGGACGACAATATCGGACAGGGATCTATTATGTAGATAGTGATGAAGTTCATACAATAAAATCAAAAATTGATAGTGAACAAAATAAATATTCAAGAGAAATTCAAGTGGAAGTAAGACCATTAAAGCATTATATTATGGCTGAGGATTATCATCAAAATTATTTGGAGAAAAATCCAAATGGTTATTGTCATATTGATTTGGATAATGCAACAAAAATATTTCAACAATAA
- a CDS encoding acyltransferase: protein MAIDIIRIFAFIFIVLLHTLNRQYGINVWMGGYAFISIGVNLFVMISGYLLLYKSENTALFFKKRILNILPLFIVFNVIYIYFFKVPIVPILKGKAFAAPHFWYIYMILGLYFLTPWLQKVLKYAEKETFFVIFLWFLCNILNPYLRYFNFVEIPFSNFPITGFIGYYILGYFIKKYEEKIKDFSFVWIIIIYFIGFFVSFFSTKYVLITTDNRVSNFFDKNSLGTFIMTISFFLFWCKFNFVNRNNFIKIIANSTYFAFLIHLIVLHFVIKISDEMVFKSVLTIVISISLGILYNFLKEGKLIRKYTIHR from the coding sequence ATGGCTATTGATATTATAAGAATTTTTGCATTTATTTTTATTGTGCTTTTGCACACATTGAACAGACAGTATGGGATAAATGTTTGGATGGGAGGATATGCGTTTATTTCAATCGGAGTTAATCTTTTTGTGATGATTAGCGGATATTTACTGTTGTATAAATCAGAAAATACAGCATTATTTTTTAAAAAGAGAATTTTAAACATTTTACCACTTTTTATTGTTTTTAATGTGATTTATATTTATTTTTTCAAAGTTCCGATTGTACCAATTTTAAAGGGGAAAGCATTTGCAGCTCCACATTTTTGGTATATTTATATGATTCTGGGGCTGTATTTTCTTACACCTTGGCTTCAAAAGGTTCTTAAATATGCTGAAAAAGAAACATTTTTTGTGATTTTTCTATGGTTTTTATGTAATATTTTAAATCCCTATTTACGTTATTTCAACTTTGTCGAAATTCCATTTTCAAATTTTCCAATAACAGGTTTTATTGGTTATTATATTTTAGGATATTTTATAAAAAAATACGAAGAAAAAATAAAAGATTTTTCATTTGTTTGGATAATAATTATTTATTTTATAGGGTTTTTCGTAAGTTTTTTTTCTACAAAATATGTTTTAATTACAACAGATAACCGTGTATCCAATTTTTTTGATAAAAATTCACTTGGAACTTTCATAATGACGATTTCCTTTTTTTTATTCTGGTGTAAATTTAATTTCGTCAACAGAAATAATTTTATAAAAATAATTGCAAACTCTACATATTTTGCATTTTTAATTCATCTAATTGTTCTTCACTTTGTAATAAAAATAAGTGATGAAATGGTTTTCAAATCGGTTCTGACTATTGTAATAAGTATAAGTTTAGGGATTTTGTATAATTTTTTGAAAGAGGGGAAATTAATACGGAAATATACTATTCACAGATGA
- a CDS encoding type I phosphomannose isomerase catalytic subunit, translating to MLYPMKFKKFFVEKVWGGREFETKLGMKLPEGKKIGESWEVSAHPHGMGIVENGALAGQRLDDIYKEYKGELTGKKVYEKYPNKFPLLIKYLDVNDRLSIQVHPSDEVALKKHNEFGKSESWYIMEASDDATLIMGMKPGITKEKFLEKVEKNDFDGLFEEKTVKKGDFIDITPGTVHASLKGSVLFAEVQQNSDVTYRIYDFDRIDENGKKRELHLQDSADVIDFGKEVEIKNTDFDDSENGKDILRKHIIKKEYYSIDKVKFADSFEDVNNESMTIYSILEGEGKITWEKNEELAIKKGETILIPVGINTKTIGNFEILRTVI from the coding sequence ATGTTATATCCAATGAAGTTTAAAAAATTTTTTGTGGAAAAAGTGTGGGGTGGACGTGAATTTGAAACAAAATTAGGAATGAAACTGCCTGAAGGCAAAAAAATTGGAGAATCTTGGGAAGTGTCGGCACATCCGCATGGAATGGGTATTGTGGAAAATGGTGCTTTAGCTGGACAAAGACTGGATGATATTTACAAGGAATATAAAGGAGAGCTTACTGGAAAAAAGGTTTATGAAAAATATCCTAACAAATTTCCGCTTCTTATAAAATATCTGGACGTAAATGATAGACTTTCTATTCAAGTACATCCAAGTGATGAAGTTGCCTTAAAAAAACACAATGAATTTGGAAAAAGTGAATCTTGGTATATAATGGAAGCAAGTGATGATGCGACTTTAATTATGGGAATGAAGCCTGGTATTACAAAGGAAAAATTTTTGGAAAAAGTAGAAAAAAATGATTTTGATGGATTATTTGAAGAAAAAACTGTTAAAAAAGGTGATTTTATTGACATCACACCAGGAACAGTCCATGCCTCATTAAAAGGAAGCGTACTTTTTGCAGAAGTTCAGCAAAACTCAGATGTAACTTATAGAATTTATGATTTTGACAGAATTGATGAAAATGGGAAAAAAAGAGAACTGCACTTACAGGATTCTGCTGATGTAATTGATTTTGGAAAAGAAGTGGAAATTAAAAATACTGATTTTGATGATTCTGAAAATGGGAAAGATATTTTGAGAAAACATATTATAAAAAAAGAATACTACTCAATTGATAAAGTAAAATTCGCTGATTCCTTTGAAGATGTAAATAATGAAAGTATGACAATTTATTCGATACTGGAAGGAGAAGGAAAAATTACATGGGAAAAAAATGAAGAGCTTGCAATAAAAAAAGGCGAAACA